One Phaseolus vulgaris cultivar G19833 chromosome 11, P. vulgaris v2.0, whole genome shotgun sequence genomic window carries:
- the LOC137824732 gene encoding uncharacterized protein: MRINDVLYQVSVEEECIIPDYKLCQCQWDDETGSVDTEAESIGSQASDRSVCREFEESKVEEEDSSVEPPAMAQSRRRSEPIFPSRCCEPLLARPTGPIPVPNRPTAKGKQVLGSEPPTVTTTADVANWIGPVESGQRVERQKTAEKGVGRCEYQNPIFLEGPFVDREDLLQSGALESPPTSERGHVMGETEQAGQTQTTMETSLKTRNGEQNATLVRTHKDDAEGKRATLCESFSPEQRAGISNSLSNSSKEVEAAGNHEPRISISRVEDSLLQTSEREVNHLPRQQAHNAEEHKYKQHYIHLESNSGKIRNSFLPFGEHKERGIIRLRKVRPIQ; the protein is encoded by the coding sequence ATGAGAATTAATGATGTACTGTATCAGGTATCGGTGGAGGAAGAATGCATTATCCCAGACTACAAGCTCTGTCAATGCCAGTGGGACGACGAAACTGGAAGTGTAGATACAGAGGCCGAATCAATTGGGTCCCAAGCTTCAGACCGATCGGTATGTAGGGAGTTTGAGGAAAGCAAAGTTGAAGAGGAAGACTCGTCGGTAGAACCGCCTGCCATGGCACAAAGTCGCCGTAGATCGGAACCAATTTTTCCGTCTAGGTGCTGCGAGCCTCTTCTGGCAAGACCTACTGGTCCTATCCCTGTACCTAATCGACCTACAGCTAAAGGAAAGCAAGTTTTAGGGTCAGAACCCCCAACGGTTACAACCACGGCTGACGTGGCAAACTGGATTGGGCCTGTTGAATCGGGCCAACGTGTGGAGCGCCAAAAAACTGCTGAGAAGGGAGTTGGGAGGTGTGAGTATCAAAACCCTATTTTTTTGGAAGGCCCATTCGTTGACAGGGAGGACCTCCTACAGAGCGGAGCGCTGGAAAGCCCACCCACCTCTGAAAGGGGTCACGTTATGGGCGAAACAGAACAAGCTGGTCAGACTCAGACCACCATGGAAACATCTTTGAAAACCAGAAATGGAGAACAAAACGCGACTCTCGTCAGGACACACAAAGACGACGCAGAGGGGAAAAGAGCGACGTTATGTGAGTCGTTTTCGCCAGAACAAAGGGCTGGAATTTCCAATTCGCTTTCCAATTCGTCGAAGGAGGTGGAAGCCGCGGGGAACCACGAACCAAGAATTTCAATTTCGAGAGTGGAGGACTCTTTACTTCAGACAAGCGAAAGGGAAGTTAACCATCTTCCTAGACAACAAGCTCATAACGCCGAAGAGCATAAATACAAGCAACACTACATCCATTTGGAGTCGAATTCGGGCAAAATAAGAAATTCATTCCTGCCGTTCGGCGAACATAAGGAAAGGGGGATCATACGATTGCGGAAGGTTCGTCCAATTCAATAA